One genomic segment of Pseudomonas sp. RU47 includes these proteins:
- a CDS encoding IS3 family transposase (programmed frameshift): MTKKRRAFDDSFKLQVVKMIKDQGLTVVQVCQDLNIGETAVRRWVQQYEAEQLGQTGIGKPLTAEQQRIRQLEQENRQLKVDNDILKKGYRLLCPRAEVRYRLVRQLQQKAYSVAHVCRLLSISRSGFYESQKRADAPVRQSCPVLVQLKASFAESGGCYGSRPLRDALRGKGMLVGLYKIRRLMRANGLRSAWKRKFVHTTDSNHDLPIAENVLNRKFDPVAPNKAWVADITYIRTRSGWLYLAVVLDLFSRKIVGWSMAPNMPAELVCTAMQLAIAQRQPPPGLIAHSDRGSQYASATYRELLARNDMQQSMSRKGNCWDNAVMERFFLSLKMERVWRRDYANHAEAIRDITEYIVGFYNNERLHSKLGYLPPTVYERAMASKTPIEVSGIS, from the exons ATGACTAAAAAACGCAGGGCATTCGACGACAGCTTCAAGCTGCAAGTCGTGAAGATGATCAAGGATCAGGGACTGACTGTTGTACAGGTTTGCCAGGATCTGAACATTGGTGAGACAGCCGTTCGACGCTGGGTTCAGCAATACGAGGCAGAGCAACTGGGGCAGACGGGAATCGGCAAGCCATTGACGGCAGAGCAACAGCGCATCCGGCAATTGGAACAGGAAAATCGGCAGCTCAAGGTGGACAACGACATCTTAAAAAAGG GCTACCGCCTTCTTTGCCCGCGAGCTGAAGTAAGGTATCGACTGGTTCGGCAGCTGCAACAGAAGGCTTACTCAGTGGCACATGTCTGTCGGTTGCTGAGCATCAGTCGTTCAGGCTTCTATGAGTCTCAGAAGCGTGCTGATGCGCCTGTTCGGCAGAGTTGTCCTGTTCTTGTGCAACTCAAGGCGTCTTTCGCCGAGAGTGGAGGCTGCTACGGCAGCCGCCCTTTGCGCGACGCTTTGCGCGGTAAAGGCATGCTTGTCGGGCTGTATAAAATCCGTCGATTGATGCGGGCTAACGGACTGCGTTCAGCCTGGAAGCGCAAGTTTGTACACACAACCGATAGTAATCATGACCTGCCGATTGCAGAGAATGTACTGAACAGAAAATTTGATCCAGTAGCGCCAAACAAGGCCTGGGTAGCCGACATCACCTATATCCGCACCCGCAGTGGCTGGTTGTATCTGGCCGTGGTATTGGACTTGTTCTCGCGCAAGATAGTGGGCTGGTCGATGGCTCCGAACATGCCGGCAGAGCTGGTGTGCACCGCGATGCAACTGGCTATCGCTCAGCGTCAACCGCCGCCAGGCTTGATTGCCCACTCAGATCGGGGTAGCCAATATGCGAGTGCAACTTACAGAGAATTACTGGCAAGAAACGACATGCAGCAGAGCATGAGCCGTAAAGGTAATTGCTGGGACAACGCAGTGATGGAGCGCTTCTTTTTGAGTTTGAAAATGGAGCGGGTATGGCGCCGTGACTACGCGAACCACGCTGAAGCGATCCGCGACATCACCGAGTACATCGTTGGGTTTTACAACAACGAACGGCTGCACTCGAAACTGGGATATCTGCCACCGACCGTTTATGAGCGAGCGATGGCGTCAAAAACACCTATCGAGGTGTCCGGAATTAGTTGA
- a CDS encoding ATPase, translated as MNTLTRLAMVALLTGGALFTAPTFAADAGSCHFQTLTGSSATLQHSQTVGVLLSENTLDNLQYLERYHDMAVNGAKDALDSRIREAFVSSSDPELAIDWLVSSLQQQFLSVTVYDNLDALVQAHPDVVVKLDTFNRLLTQQNSLVEARFTARFYDADLQYIGKAEGAVEKQLPSVWVHHQAAPAIAAQIDKQRDLQLNALRQFDVSLKALVASS; from the coding sequence ATGAACACATTGACCCGACTGGCTATGGTCGCCCTGCTGACGGGCGGAGCACTCTTCACTGCACCGACGTTCGCAGCCGACGCCGGGTCGTGTCACTTCCAGACTCTCACCGGCAGCAGCGCGACATTGCAGCATTCGCAAACCGTCGGCGTGTTGCTCAGCGAGAACACCCTGGACAACCTGCAATACCTTGAGCGTTACCACGACATGGCGGTCAACGGCGCGAAAGATGCGCTCGACTCGCGGATTCGTGAAGCCTTCGTCAGCAGCTCCGATCCGGAACTGGCCATCGACTGGCTGGTGAGTTCGCTGCAACAACAGTTCTTGTCGGTGACCGTTTACGACAACCTCGACGCATTGGTACAGGCGCATCCCGACGTGGTGGTGAAGCTCGACACCTTCAATCGCTTGCTGACGCAGCAAAACAGCCTGGTCGAAGCGCGCTTCACCGCACGTTTCTACGACGCCGACCTGCAATACATCGGCAAGGCTGAAGGCGCCGTCGAGAAACAGCTGCCATCGGTCTGGGTGCATCACCAGGCGGCACCGGCCATTGCCGCGCAGATCGACAAACAGCGTGACCTGCAACTCAACGCTTTGAGGCAATTCGATGTGTCGCTCAAGGCGCTGGTGGCGTCGAGCTGA
- a CDS encoding GGDEF domain-containing protein yields the protein MPLDPPTMLTISIALAAAAALYLAIEWRSIREPSLLFWSAGFATITVGSTLALLRSSGFLLIGIWFANGLLVTAHFLFLLGVARFTQIRLSSAWYLIFVTWLVMLLLPDGPLWSKVMLAANSLLVALSTLKASSLLRPHGKSLSVGAVQLRYVLLGHGIFYVAKALTVVIPGTLIDLAAFRGEIIQISLVEGAMAIMLIALSMTGTERYRREKQIARLAERDPLTALYNRRALEKRAPRLLEQVSPEHPGALLLIDIDNFKLVNDQYGHTAGDRLLIALSELIRSVLPRNALTARLGGDEFVILLNSASSERVMELGNTLREQFLSTTSQTFPTTAAVTLSIGASLFDNPPANLTALIEQGDAALYESKRGGRNRLRLTGLTTPG from the coding sequence ATGCCGCTCGACCCACCTACGATGTTGACCATTTCCATCGCCCTCGCAGCCGCCGCCGCGCTGTATCTGGCGATCGAATGGCGCAGCATTCGTGAGCCATCGCTACTGTTCTGGAGCGCCGGTTTCGCCACCATCACCGTCGGTTCCACCCTGGCCCTGCTGCGCAGCAGCGGCTTTTTGCTGATCGGCATCTGGTTCGCCAACGGGCTGCTGGTGACCGCGCATTTCCTGTTCCTGCTCGGCGTGGCGCGCTTCACCCAGATACGCCTGTCGTCGGCCTGGTACCTGATCTTCGTGACCTGGCTGGTCATGCTGTTGTTGCCGGACGGGCCGCTGTGGTCGAAGGTGATGCTGGCGGCCAATTCGTTGCTGGTGGCGCTGTCGACCCTCAAGGCCAGCTCGCTGCTGCGCCCCCACGGCAAATCGTTGAGCGTCGGCGCGGTGCAGTTGCGCTATGTGCTGCTCGGTCACGGGATTTTCTACGTGGCCAAAGCCCTGACCGTGGTGATCCCCGGCACGCTGATCGATCTGGCGGCGTTTCGTGGCGAGATCATCCAGATTTCTCTGGTCGAGGGCGCGATGGCAATCATGTTGATCGCCTTGTCGATGACCGGCACCGAACGTTACCGCCGGGAAAAACAGATCGCCCGGCTTGCCGAGCGCGATCCACTGACCGCTTTGTACAACCGCCGCGCCCTCGAGAAACGTGCGCCGCGCCTGCTCGAACAGGTATCGCCCGAGCATCCCGGCGCCCTGCTGCTGATCGACATCGACAACTTCAAACTGGTTAACGACCAGTATGGCCACACCGCCGGTGACCGTTTGCTGATTGCCCTGAGCGAGCTGATCCGCTCGGTGCTGCCGCGTAATGCGCTGACAGCCCGTTTGGGTGGTGACGAGTTCGTCATTCTGCTCAACAGTGCTTCGAGTGAGCGCGTCATGGAACTGGGCAACACGCTGCGCGAGCAGTTTCTCAGCACCACTTCGCAGACATTCCCCACCACTGCCGCCGTCACCCTGAGCATCGGCGCCAGCCTGTTCGACAACCCGCCGGCCAACCTGACGGCACTGATCGAACAAGGCGACGCCGCCCTCTACGAATCGAAACGCGGCGGGCGCAATCGCTTGCGTCTGACCGGGCTCACCACTCCAGGATAA
- a CDS encoding PaaI family thioesterase yields the protein MSSLDTPLQDLAAPEGVCYGCGGRNPHGLHVKSHWHEDGEHVIAEHLPEAKYCGWPDLVYGGLIAMLVDCHSNWTAMAYHYRAENREPGSLPRIDCVTGNLGIKFIKPTPMGVPLVLRAKVEGEVGRKTRVICEVFAGDVLTAVGDSVFVRVDTGQLANAAHGRKSQSPSP from the coding sequence ATGTCCAGCCTCGATACGCCTCTGCAAGACCTCGCCGCGCCCGAAGGCGTTTGCTACGGCTGCGGCGGCCGCAACCCGCACGGCCTGCACGTCAAAAGCCATTGGCACGAAGACGGCGAGCACGTGATTGCCGAACACCTACCGGAGGCCAAGTACTGCGGCTGGCCGGATCTGGTCTACGGCGGTCTGATTGCGATGCTGGTTGATTGCCATTCCAACTGGACGGCGATGGCGTACCACTATCGAGCGGAAAACCGCGAACCCGGCAGCCTGCCGCGCATTGATTGCGTCACCGGCAACCTCGGGATCAAGTTCATCAAACCGACACCGATGGGTGTGCCGCTGGTTTTACGGGCGAAAGTCGAAGGTGAAGTCGGGCGCAAGACGCGGGTGATTTGTGAAGTGTTTGCCGGTGACGTCCTCACCGCCGTGGGTGATTCGGTGTTTGTGCGAGTGGATACCGGGCAATTGGCGAATGCGGCGCATGGGCGGAAAAGCCAAAGCCCCTCACCCTAG
- a CDS encoding OsmC domain/YcaO domain-containing protein: MEIKVNFLDNLRLEAKFDDFTVIADQPIRYKGDGSAPGPFDYFLASSALCAAYFVKLYCDTRNIPTENIRLSQNNIVDPENRYNQIFKIQVELPADISEKDRLGILRSIDRCTVKKVVQTGPEFIIEEVENLDADAQALLMPVAGSDAGTFIAGKDLPLEQTIANMSGILADLGMKIEIASWRNIVPNVWSLHIRDAHSPMCFTNGKGATKEGALASALGEFIERLNCNFFYNDQFWGEEIANAEFVHYPDEQWFKPGPKDELPSEILDDYTRKIYNRDGELRGSNLFDTNSGNTQRGICSLPFVRQSDNEVVYFPSNLIENLYLSNGMSAGNTLAEAQVQCLSEIFERAVKREILEGEMALPDVPQAVLEKYPSILAGIKGLEEQGFPVLVKDASLGGEFPVMCVTLMNPRTGGVFASFGAHPSLEVALERSLTELLQGRSFEGLNDLPQPTFSGQAVTEPNNFVEHFIDSSGVVSWRFFSAKPDFEFVEWDFSGQGENSNAEEAATLFGILEDMGKEVYMAVYEHIGAKACRILVPDYSEIYPVEDLIWDNTNKALQFRADILNLHNLSKVGLRNLAQGLENSEQDDYTEITTLIGVEFDDNTPWGKLTILELRLLICLALQKYEQAKDLVEAFLQYNDNTVERGLFYQAVNVVLEMELDEDLELEDYEANFRRMFGDERMDAAIGSVNGSVRFYGLTPTSMKLEGLDRHLRLIESYKKLHTARANVKQV, from the coding sequence ATGGAAATCAAGGTCAACTTTCTCGACAACCTTCGACTTGAAGCCAAGTTCGACGACTTCACGGTGATCGCCGATCAGCCCATCCGCTACAAGGGCGATGGTTCGGCACCGGGGCCGTTCGACTACTTTCTGGCGTCGTCGGCGTTGTGTGCGGCTTACTTTGTGAAGTTGTACTGCGACACCCGCAACATTCCGACTGAGAACATTCGCCTGTCGCAGAACAACATCGTCGACCCGGAAAACCGCTACAACCAGATCTTCAAGATCCAGGTCGAGTTGCCGGCGGACATCTCCGAGAAAGATCGTTTGGGCATCCTGCGTTCCATTGATCGCTGCACGGTAAAGAAGGTTGTGCAGACCGGGCCGGAATTCATCATCGAAGAAGTCGAGAACCTCGACGCCGATGCCCAGGCGCTGTTGATGCCGGTTGCCGGTTCGGATGCAGGCACCTTCATCGCCGGCAAGGACCTGCCGCTGGAGCAGACCATCGCCAACATGTCGGGCATTCTCGCCGACCTGGGCATGAAGATTGAAATCGCCTCGTGGCGCAACATCGTGCCTAACGTCTGGTCGCTGCACATTCGCGATGCGCATTCGCCGATGTGCTTCACCAACGGCAAGGGCGCGACCAAAGAAGGCGCACTGGCCTCGGCACTGGGCGAATTCATCGAGCGCCTGAACTGCAACTTCTTCTACAACGACCAGTTCTGGGGCGAAGAAATCGCCAACGCGGAATTCGTCCATTACCCGGACGAACAATGGTTCAAACCGGGCCCGAAAGACGAGTTGCCGAGCGAGATTCTCGACGACTACACCCGGAAGATTTACAACCGTGACGGCGAATTGCGTGGCTCGAACCTGTTCGACACCAACTCCGGCAACACCCAGCGCGGCATCTGCTCGCTGCCGTTTGTGCGCCAGTCGGACAATGAAGTGGTGTACTTCCCGTCTAACCTGATCGAAAACCTTTACCTCAGCAACGGTATGAGCGCCGGCAACACCTTGGCCGAAGCGCAGGTGCAGTGCCTGTCGGAGATCTTCGAGCGCGCGGTCAAACGCGAGATTCTCGAAGGCGAAATGGCCCTGCCGGACGTGCCGCAAGCAGTGCTGGAGAAGTATCCGAGCATCCTCGCCGGCATCAAAGGCCTGGAAGAGCAGGGCTTCCCGGTGCTGGTCAAGGACGCGTCGTTGGGCGGTGAATTCCCGGTGATGTGCGTGACCTTGATGAACCCGCGTACGGGCGGCGTGTTCGCCTCGTTCGGCGCGCATCCGAGCCTGGAAGTGGCGCTGGAACGCAGCCTCACCGAATTGCTGCAGGGGCGCAGCTTTGAAGGTTTGAACGACTTGCCGCAGCCGACCTTCTCCGGTCAGGCGGTTACCGAGCCGAACAACTTCGTCGAGCACTTCATCGACTCCAGCGGCGTGGTGTCGTGGCGCTTCTTCAGTGCCAAACCGGATTTCGAATTCGTCGAGTGGGACTTCTCCGGCCAGGGCGAAAACTCCAACGCCGAAGAAGCCGCGACGCTGTTCGGCATCCTCGAAGACATGGGCAAAGAGGTCTACATGGCGGTCTACGAGCACATCGGTGCCAAGGCCTGCCGGATTCTGGTGCCGGACTACTCGGAGATCTACCCGGTCGAAGACCTGATCTGGGACAACACCAACAAAGCCCTGCAGTTCCGTGCCGACATCCTCAATCTGCACAACCTGAGCAAAGTCGGCCTGCGCAACCTCGCCCAAGGCCTGGAAAACAGCGAGCAGGACGATTACACCGAGATCACCACACTGATCGGCGTCGAGTTCGACGACAACACGCCGTGGGGCAAGCTGACGATTCTGGAATTGCGCTTGCTGATCTGCCTCGCCCTGCAAAAGTACGAACAGGCCAAGGATCTGGTCGAAGCTTTCCTGCAATACAACGACAACACCGTCGAGCGCGGCTTGTTCTATCAAGCGGTTAACGTGGTGCTGGAGATGGAGCTGGACGAGGATCTGGAACTGGAAGACTACGAGGCTAACTTCCGTCGTATGTTTGGCGACGAGCGTATGGATGCGGCGATTGGTTCGGTTAACGGCAGCGTGCGTTTCTACGGTTTGACGCCGACCAGCATGAAGCTGGAAGGGCTGGATCGGCATTTGCGTTTGATCGAGAGCTATAAAAAGCTGCATACGGCGCGGGCGAATGTGAAACAGGTTTAA
- a CDS encoding bifunctional diguanylate cyclase/phosphodiesterase — MDLSSYAAPLPPRQSAVTRRLAFAVGALFVSGVIAAAVALLGIAERLDSEELTKTGFYSARALENRITASKNYITSYAYWTTAYEHLSGQVDTDWAYTEQNLGKTLFTSDGYDGVFVLNPEGTRYAVVRGQMVDAELSAFVQVSATELLDQVLGQGDLTKPVSRYSLFEGWPALVSAATIIPNDERPLGDPQTSSVLVFVDKLTPTKLRLIGSGYGLNNLTLALDDTLDPKRPRVPLDSTGYSLIADLERPGQHLLWSLLPPLGATIVVLMLLTAYFFRHALRSSQYVDQSFAVMQTSNQALENANRELEASEERFRAVAEAASDWIWEVDRHLALTYLSARFSEVTGYPQTLWLGQDIGQLLSCDTTPLELWLRNLTEENSASDLRCTYRDHSGQQRHCRLSARPIFDKHTVIGYRGTASDITDEVAAHAQIQHLSMHDALTGLPNRNKLARYLDEALLLKEHAPPLSLLMIDLDNFKPINDSLGHPAGDAVLQEVATRLRECTREHDIVARLGGDEFIVVLNGMDSPHEIDKFCTRLIGSLHQPVVFEHHPLHIGASIGISLSRNHGYVPSDLIRYADIALYQAKSEGKNTWCYFEAHMSDQIQTRRQMEDDLRHALKHNEFILHYQPRYKIDGKHIVSVEALVRWQHPTKGLLGPDLFIPLAEQTDLIVPLGRWVLREACETALGWPEDILLSVNLSPAQFAVSDVVEDVREVLVQTRFPASRLELEITENVMLNDTDGALTTMNALKELGVRLNMDDFGTGYSSLGYLRAYPFDGIKIDKRFIASISSGTNDRAVVQAIIGLGKAMGLTVTAEGVETEEQLDILGVDQCNEVQGYFMSRPIDKVAFARLLQDSRGAHLKAKKGRVT, encoded by the coding sequence ATGGACCTTTCCAGCTATGCAGCCCCGCTTCCACCACGCCAGAGCGCCGTCACTCGCCGCCTGGCCTTCGCGGTCGGAGCGCTGTTCGTCAGTGGCGTGATTGCGGCGGCGGTCGCTTTGCTGGGTATCGCCGAGCGCCTGGACAGCGAAGAGCTCACCAAAACCGGCTTTTACTCGGCTCGCGCGCTGGAAAACCGCATCACTGCCTCGAAAAACTACATCACCAGCTACGCCTACTGGACCACCGCCTACGAGCATTTGAGCGGTCAGGTCGATACCGATTGGGCCTACACCGAGCAGAACCTCGGCAAAACCCTGTTCACCAGTGACGGCTATGACGGCGTGTTCGTCCTCAACCCCGAAGGCACCCGTTACGCGGTGGTGCGCGGGCAAATGGTCGATGCCGAGCTGTCCGCGTTCGTTCAGGTCAGCGCCACGGAGTTACTGGATCAAGTGTTGGGCCAAGGTGATCTGACCAAGCCAGTCAGCCGCTATTCACTGTTCGAAGGCTGGCCGGCGCTGGTGTCGGCGGCGACGATCATTCCCAACGATGAACGACCACTCGGCGATCCGCAGACTTCTTCGGTGCTGGTGTTCGTCGACAAACTCACGCCGACCAAATTGCGCCTGATCGGCAGCGGTTACGGCTTGAATAACCTGACCCTGGCACTGGACGATACGCTCGACCCGAAACGCCCTCGCGTGCCGCTGGACAGCACCGGTTACAGCCTGATCGCTGATCTGGAGCGACCCGGGCAACATTTACTGTGGTCATTGCTGCCGCCACTCGGCGCGACGATTGTGGTGCTGATGCTGCTGACCGCGTACTTCTTCCGTCACGCCTTGCGCTCATCGCAGTACGTCGACCAGAGTTTTGCCGTCATGCAAACCTCCAATCAAGCACTGGAAAACGCCAACCGGGAGCTGGAAGCCAGTGAAGAACGCTTTCGCGCCGTGGCCGAAGCCGCGTCCGACTGGATCTGGGAAGTCGACCGCCACCTGGCGCTGACGTACCTGTCGGCGCGCTTCAGCGAAGTGACCGGTTACCCGCAAACCCTGTGGCTGGGGCAGGACATCGGCCAACTGTTGAGTTGTGACACCACGCCACTGGAACTGTGGCTGAGAAACCTCACCGAGGAGAACAGCGCCAGTGATTTGCGTTGCACCTACCGTGACCACTCCGGCCAGCAACGCCACTGTCGGTTGTCCGCCCGGCCGATCTTCGACAAACACACGGTGATCGGCTATCGCGGTACCGCCAGCGACATCACCGACGAAGTCGCCGCCCATGCGCAGATTCAACATCTGTCGATGCACGACGCCCTGACTGGCCTGCCCAATCGCAACAAACTCGCGCGATATCTCGATGAAGCGCTGCTGCTCAAGGAGCACGCGCCGCCGCTGTCACTGCTGATGATCGACCTCGACAACTTCAAACCGATCAACGATTCGCTCGGCCATCCGGCCGGTGATGCCGTGCTGCAGGAAGTCGCCACGCGCCTGCGTGAATGCACCCGCGAACACGACATCGTCGCGCGTCTGGGCGGCGACGAGTTCATCGTGGTGCTCAACGGCATGGACAGTCCGCACGAAATCGACAAGTTCTGCACCCGCCTGATCGGCAGCCTGCATCAACCGGTGGTGTTCGAACATCATCCGCTGCACATCGGCGCCAGCATCGGCATCTCGCTTAGTCGCAACCACGGCTACGTACCCAGCGACCTGATCCGTTACGCCGACATTGCCCTGTATCAGGCCAAGTCCGAGGGCAAGAACACCTGGTGCTATTTCGAAGCGCACATGAGCGACCAGATCCAGACCCGCCGGCAGATGGAAGACGACCTGCGCCATGCGCTCAAACACAACGAATTCATCCTGCACTATCAACCGCGCTACAAGATCGATGGCAAGCACATCGTTTCGGTCGAAGCGCTGGTGCGCTGGCAACACCCGACCAAAGGCCTGCTCGGCCCGGACCTGTTCATACCGCTGGCGGAGCAGACCGATCTGATCGTGCCGCTCGGGCGCTGGGTGTTGCGTGAAGCCTGCGAAACCGCGCTGGGCTGGCCGGAAGACATTCTGCTGTCGGTGAATCTGTCGCCCGCGCAGTTTGCCGTCAGCGATGTGGTCGAGGATGTTCGGGAGGTTCTGGTGCAAACCCGTTTTCCAGCGAGTCGCCTGGAACTGGAAATCACCGAGAACGTGATGCTCAACGACACCGACGGCGCGTTGACCACCATGAATGCCCTGAAAGAACTCGGCGTGCGCCTGAACATGGACGACTTCGGCACCGGTTACTCGTCGCTCGGTTACCTGCGCGCTTATCCTTTTGACGGGATCAAGATCGACAAACGCTTCATCGCCTCGATCAGCAGCGGCACCAATGATCGCGCGGTGGTGCAGGCGATCATCGGCCTGGGCAAAGCCATGGGCCTGACTGTCACCGCCGAAGGGGTCGAGACTGAAGAGCAACTGGATATTCTCGGGGTCGATCAGTGCAATGAGGTGCAGGGTTATTTCATGAGTCGGCCGATCGACAAAGTCGCGTTTGCGCGGTTGCTGCAAGATTCCAGAGGTGCACATTTGAAAGCGAAGAAAGGTCGTGTGACTTGA
- the ppk2 gene encoding polyphosphate kinase 2: protein MAKGKKKAATAPESPKLKNKDYLEHLRKLHVELVKLQEWVIAKGVKVCIVFEGRDGAGKGGTIKALTERVSPRVFRVVALPAPTDREKSQMHVQRYLPYLPAAGEVVIFDRSWYNRAGVERVMGFCTDEQADKFLKSIPWVEHAIVQSGVILLKYWLEVSPEEQTRRLEARINDGRKTWKLTPMDLKSYSRWYDYSRARDEMFKYSDTEHAPWLVADSNDKRRARLNIISDVLSRIPYEEVKREKIELPKRQKPGKYRDPDYPYRRVAEKF from the coding sequence ATGGCAAAAGGCAAAAAGAAGGCCGCCACGGCGCCTGAAAGTCCGAAATTGAAAAACAAGGATTACCTCGAGCATTTGCGCAAACTGCACGTCGAACTGGTCAAGTTGCAGGAATGGGTGATTGCCAAGGGCGTCAAGGTCTGCATCGTTTTCGAAGGCCGCGACGGCGCTGGCAAGGGCGGGACCATCAAGGCATTGACCGAGCGCGTCAGCCCGCGTGTCTTTCGCGTGGTGGCGCTGCCGGCGCCGACCGATCGCGAGAAAAGCCAGATGCACGTGCAACGTTATCTGCCTTATCTACCGGCGGCAGGCGAAGTGGTGATCTTCGATCGCAGCTGGTACAACCGCGCCGGTGTCGAGCGGGTGATGGGCTTCTGCACCGACGAGCAGGCCGACAAATTCCTCAAATCGATTCCCTGGGTCGAACACGCCATCGTCCAATCGGGAGTGATCCTGCTCAAGTACTGGCTGGAAGTAAGCCCTGAAGAGCAAACCCGCCGGCTTGAGGCGCGAATCAACGACGGGCGCAAGACCTGGAAACTGACACCGATGGACCTCAAGTCCTACAGCCGCTGGTACGACTACTCACGGGCGCGGGACGAAATGTTCAAATACTCCGACACTGAACACGCGCCGTGGCTGGTGGCCGACTCCAATGACAAACGCCGCGCACGGCTGAACATCATCTCCGATGTGCTCAGCCGCATTCCGTATGAGGAGGTGAAGCGCGAGAAAATCGAGCTGCCCAAACGACAGAAGCCGGGCAAGTACCGCGATCCGGATTATCCATACCGGCGCGTGGCCGAGAAGTTCTGA